The following DNA comes from Kiritimatiellia bacterium.
GATCAGGATATTGGTGCGAAAAGCCGTTATAATTTTAGTCCACATCGTGCTCATGCAATGCCTTTTCTGCGGGAGATATCATAACGCAAATATCAAAAATCGCAACAGATTTTGCGCGCTCTCATCCGCCGGCAGGCGTGTTGCGCGCCCGTTGCCGGCGCGCCGGCCGGAACAATTCCGTCAGCAAATGCAAAGCGGACGCCTCTTTCAGCCAGCGCGTTTCGCGCCGGCGCATGCTTGTTTGCTCCTGAAGGGTCCGGTCGTCATGGCCGGCCAGGTGGTTGCAGCCGTGCGCCAGATATAAAGCGAATTCGCGCTCCGCCCCTTTCCTTTTCCTGCCCTCGCGGAGGGCTTGCTCCATGTTGACCGCGATTTCAGCCGTCCGCCGGCGGCCGCCCGCGGGCGGGGGACGGAGGGAAAAGCTGATAACGTCGGTAACGCGGTCGCGGTCAAAAAACTGCCGCTTGATTTCCCGGATGCCGTCATCGTCCGTCAGCAGGAGCGACAACTCGGCAAAACGGCTTTCGCCTTTCTTTGCCGCCTGCCCCATCAGGAACGCGGCCAGTCTTTTGACCGCGGCCGTATCCGGTTTGCAGATTGCCTGGCGATTGAGCAGATGGACAATCATGGCGGGGAATCCTGCGCTATGGAACAAAAATGGCGTTTCTTCATGCTTGCTTTCCGGATGCGCGCTTACGCCGAAGCCAGGTAATCGCGGATTGCCTGCGCAAGGCGTTGGTAAATCTGCCGGCGGCGCGCGGAGACGCGGTCAAGCGTGGTAACGCGGAAGCCGGGAAAAGGCGAGGAAAAGTCGCTGGCGGGCACGACGCATATGCCCGTGGAGGCCAGCGTGTAATAGGCGAATCTTTTATCCGGCGGACAACCGGGATCCGCTGTCAGTCGCCGGATAATGGCGGCTGCGCGCGCGTTTTTCACGGGCAGTTTCTGCCGCCGGTTGAGCAGTCCTTTTTCAAAGAGCGCCATCAGGTAAAAAGCGCCCTGGATCGGGCGGACCTTTATGCCGGGAATTTTTCCCAGCATCCCGGCAATGTCATTGCTGATCTGTTCCAGCTCGGCCGTGTATTGCCGCAGCCAGCGGGCGTAGTGCGGGCTTTCGTAAATAAGAGGCGCGGCGGCCTGCGGCAGGGCCGCCGCGCAGACTTCCAGCAGAAGGGGTTTTTTCATGCTTTCAAAAAAAAGGTCAAAGTCCCTGTCCAGGCCGCTGTTATGGAATTCAAGCCAGCCGCAGCGTCCGCCCGGCCAGGGAATGTCTTTGGACATGCCGCGCATGACAATGAGCGGAACGCGCCGGGCCGCCAGCTCGGTCAGGTGGACATATTTGGTCTTGTTGAAAACCAGCCGGAAATAGACTTCATCGGAGATCAGCATTAAGCGGTGGCGCCCGGCCAGTTGCACCACCCTTTCCAGCGTGTCTTGATTGTAAACCGCGCCGGTCGGGTTGTTGGGATTGATCAGCAAAATGCCGGCAATTTCCGGGTGCTTTTTTATCTGGCTTTCCAGATGTTCCAGGTCGGGCGCCCAGTTATTATCCGGATCGGCGCGGTATCCTATGGAAGGCTGGCCGGCGGCAAATTTTTCATTGGAAATATGGCAGGGGTATCCGGGGTGCGGCTGGATGATGCGGGTGCCCGGTCTGAGCGTCCGGTAAAACAGACTGATGGCGGCGCCCAGTCCGTTGGTAAACAGGACATGTTCGGCGTCAAGGCGGCTGGAAGGAGCGAGCTTTTTTGCGCAGTCGGCGACCCATTGCCGGCTTTGCAGCATGCCCCTTGAATGGGCGTAACCGAAAATTTTATTGTCGTTTCTGACAATATCCGCCAGGATTTTTTTGACAAAAACCGGCACCTGCCATTTCTTGGCCACCGGGTCGCCGATATTTTCGCCCACGAATTTGAATTGAGGGTCGGCCTCGCCGAGTTGCTGGGCCAGTTCCACGACTTCCCGGATGCCGTACTGTAGGAACGCTGTTTTTGGGTTAAATATTTTTTTTCGCATAGATTTTGTACCGCCGAGGCGCCGAGGTCGCAGAGATAAAACAAAATGTTTTTATTATTTTAATTAAAGGAAATGACGCTCATTCCATTGTTACGCGGTCAGCTTTTACCAGCATGATCATAATCAGAAAATATTTGCAATAAAATCCTGCGCTTCTTGCGCAGAATTTTATTGATCACTGTTTAAGGCCTTACGCAGTTTGCGCCAGACTTCTTCCAGGGGCTGGGGAATGATTTTCACCCCGCCCAGCACCGGCATGAAGTTCGTGTCGCCTTCCCAGCGCGGAACGATATGCAGGTGCAGATGGTCCTTTAACCCGGCCCCGGCGGCCGCGCCAATGTTGAGCCCCAGGTTGAATCCGTCTGGTTTCAGGCATTTCCGGAGCGCCCGGCAGACGCCGGAAGCCAGCCGCATCATTTCGGCCGTTTCTTCCGGGGCCAGGCTTTCCAGGGCGTCGGCATGTTTATAAGGCGCGACCATTAAATGTCCGTTATTGTACGGATATCTGTTCAGAAGCAGGATGCAGAATTGACCGCGTTGCAGCACGAAATTCCGTTGATCCCGGCTGGCCTTGATAATATCGCACAGGAAACAACCTTTTTGCCGGGACTTCAATATGTATTTCATGCGCCAGGGCGCCCAGATTCTTTTCATGTATCTATCCGCGCTGATTGCGTCTCGCTTGAACGAAAAATATACTATGCCTTATCGCAATGTGCAACCTGAATTTTGCACGCGAAGCGCGCAAAATTCACCCGAAGGGCCGCGACGCAAGAACATTCTCGGCGCTTGCGCGGAACGGGCGGTTCATGTAGACTATTTTGATTAACACAATATGAAAGGCGGACAAGATGCTTTTTTTAGACGCGCAGGAAAAAAAAGAATGGCGGGCGCTGGCGGCCGAGGCGTTTGCCGGCAAATGCGGGCCGGAGCAATTGCAACCCCGCGTCCGCGCCAACCTGGCCCCGATGTTCGCTTATTATCTGGGATCTTTACTGGCCGCCAAGGGCCAGGTCAAACTGGGCCGGCAATGGCTGGCGGCCGGCGCCCTGGCGGAAGAAGAAAAACTGATGTCCAACGCGTATCTCTCGTCCTTTATTGAGCGCCGGCATGGACAAGTGGCCATGCCGGCGGTTGTTTTTGCGGACCCGCGGCCTTATATCCATTTCACCGGCGTGCCGGCCGTGCGCGATTCGCGTTTGAACTTTTTAAGGCATTGCTCGCATTCGCTGCCGGCATTTACCAGTCCGGTCGGCATTATGGATATTGGCTGTGGCGATGGCGCCTTGACTGCGGCTTTTATTAAGGCATTGCGCCGGGCGGGCAAAATCGGCGACATTGCAGAAATCATGCTGATTGACCGCTCGCAGGGCATGCTTGATCTGGCCGTTACCACGGTTCACAACGCTGTCAAAGGCGCCCCGGTAAAATCCGTGAAAAGCAAAATAGAAGACGTCTCCGGCAAAATTGACCGGCATTACGATATTGTCGTCAGCTCGCTGGCCTTCCACCACATGCCGGTTGAGCAGAAACGGATTCATTTGAAAACTTTAAAACGCTGGATGGACCATTTTATTATTTTTGAAATAGATGCCAATAATGACCTGCCGGAGCAGCACTCGCCGGAAATGGCGCTCTCCGTTTATCAGTCTTACGGCCGCATGATTAACCTGGTTTTTACGCACGATGCGCCGGTTGAGCTGGCGCTGGCCTGTGTGGACGCGTTTCTGATGACGGAGGAAATATCCTTTTTGATCCAGCCGCGGGGCGAGCGCAACGACTACCATATGCTCAAAACCCAGTGGCACGATCTCTTTGAAGAAACGCTCACGCCCGATTTCGGCTGCCTCTGCGACTCGCCCTGTTACGCTGATGACTACACCGGATTTTTCACCATGCATTACGGACGCTGACCCGCGGCGGACACTGCTGTTCCTGGACAAGGTGTTCCTGAAACCCCGCAAGGCAAATCTGCGCGGGGTGGAATTGTTCAACCTGAACCTGCTCAAGGATCTTGTGCGGGAAGAGTTCCGGCCGACGGTGCCGGTTCATTTTTCATGGCGGGAAATTTTCAACCGCGAATTTGGCGGCTCGCCGTCCGAATTCTGCGCGACAACCTGGAAAAACAACCTCGCCGGCGGCCTGCAGGCCGCCTGGCGCCTGCGGCGCCGGCGTTATGAAAAAATTATTCTGGCAAACGTCGCCAACGACCTGGTGCCGGCTCTCCGGTTGCTGCTGTTGTTCAATCCGCGCCTGGAAATAATTCTTTTTGCCCACCGCCTGCCTGCGCGGAGATTCCTGGCGGTTCTGCCGCGCAAAACAACCAGGATTCTGGCGGTCAACAGCATAATCGCCGGCCGTTTTAAAAAAGCGGGGTTCGCCGACGCGGAAGTGTTTTTTGGCCATATCAGCGC
Coding sequences within:
- a CDS encoding pyridoxal phosphate-dependent aminotransferase — encoded protein: MRKKIFNPKTAFLQYGIREVVELAQQLGEADPQFKFVGENIGDPVAKKWQVPVFVKKILADIVRNDNKIFGYAHSRGMLQSRQWVADCAKKLAPSSRLDAEHVLFTNGLGAAISLFYRTLRPGTRIIQPHPGYPCHISNEKFAAGQPSIGYRADPDNNWAPDLEHLESQIKKHPEIAGILLINPNNPTGAVYNQDTLERVVQLAGRHRLMLISDEVYFRLVFNKTKYVHLTELAARRVPLIVMRGMSKDIPWPGGRCGWLEFHNSGLDRDFDLFFESMKKPLLLEVCAAALPQAAAPLIYESPHYARWLRQYTAELEQISNDIAGMLGKIPGIKVRPIQGAFYLMALFEKGLLNRRQKLPVKNARAAAIIRRLTADPGCPPDKRFAYYTLASTGICVVPASDFSSPFPGFRVTTLDRVSARRRQIYQRLAQAIRDYLASA
- the ybeY gene encoding rRNA maturation RNase YbeY — encoded protein: MIVHLLNRQAICKPDTAAVKRLAAFLMGQAAKKGESRFAELSLLLTDDDGIREIKRQFFDRDRVTDVISFSLRPPPAGGRRRTAEIAVNMEQALREGRKRKGAEREFALYLAHGCNHLAGHDDRTLQEQTSMRRRETRWLKEASALHLLTELFRPARRQRARNTPAGG
- a CDS encoding class I SAM-dependent methyltransferase, encoding MLFLDAQEKKEWRALAAEAFAGKCGPEQLQPRVRANLAPMFAYYLGSLLAAKGQVKLGRQWLAAGALAEEEKLMSNAYLSSFIERRHGQVAMPAVVFADPRPYIHFTGVPAVRDSRLNFLRHCSHSLPAFTSPVGIMDIGCGDGALTAAFIKALRRAGKIGDIAEIMLIDRSQGMLDLAVTTVHNAVKGAPVKSVKSKIEDVSGKIDRHYDIVVSSLAFHHMPVEQKRIHLKTLKRWMDHFIIFEIDANNDLPEQHSPEMALSVYQSYGRMINLVFTHDAPVELALACVDAFLMTEEISFLIQPRGERNDYHMLKTQWHDLFEETLTPDFGCLCDSPCYADDYTGFFTMHYGR
- a CDS encoding HIT domain-containing protein, whose protein sequence is MKRIWAPWRMKYILKSRQKGCFLCDIIKASRDQRNFVLQRGQFCILLLNRYPYNNGHLMVAPYKHADALESLAPEETAEMMRLASGVCRALRKCLKPDGFNLGLNIGAAAGAGLKDHLHLHIVPRWEGDTNFMPVLGGVKIIPQPLEEVWRKLRKALNSDQ